A single genomic interval of Labrus mixtus chromosome 6, fLabMix1.1, whole genome shotgun sequence harbors:
- the LOC132975130 gene encoding cofilin-2-like produces MTSGIQVNDNVKTYFEKMKVNKTNDNSDKRIRLVTCTIQNDEINVDKVFTQDMLGKDGVPEDAYLVLVSLLHDNACFYLMYDCHLETKEGIKKEELVFGTWIPEDIAVKQKMTYASSKQNVKNACKGVKHDVSVNDRATIMPREAFADCLERLTPAIVSLEGVLLSGGGAKK; encoded by the exons ATG ACGTCTGGAATTCAAGTCAACGACAATGTCAAgacttattttgaaaagatgAAAGTGAACAAGACGAATGACAACAGTGACAAGCGCATACGACTGGTGACATGTACCATCCAGAATGATGAAATCAATGTGGACAAAGTTTTCACCCAAGATATGCTGGGCAAAGATGGTGTCCCGGAGGATGCCTACCTGGTCCTGGTGTCTCTCCTGCATGATAACGCATGCTTCTACTTAATGTATGACTGCCACTTAGAAACCAAGGAAGGAATTAAAAAGGAGGAGCTGGTCTTCGGGACATG GATTCCAGAAGACATTGCggtcaaacagaaaatgacctACGCTTCATCCAAACAAAATGTCAAGAACGCTTGCAAGG GTGTCAAACACGATGTGAGTGTGAACGACAGAGCAACGATCATGCCCAGGGAGGCTTTTGCAGATTGTTTGGAAAGACTCACGCCCGCAATTGTATCGCTTGAGGGTGTACTTCTGAGTGGAGGTGgtgcaaaaaaataa